A stretch of Zymoseptoria tritici IPO323 chromosome 1, whole genome shotgun sequence DNA encodes these proteins:
- the CYP-58 gene encoding putative P450 monooxygenase (P450 putatively acting on a cyclic terpene. P450 with high similarity to ent-kaurene oxidase (gibberellin pathway) and part of a gene cluster containing a geranylgeranyl diphosphate synthase and a terpene cyclase. It has a putative mitochondrion targeting signal (TRYND).. ...): MLHSTNLSTSAVTRYNDSIESALLASVVFILGVACIAAVVRPKSTIGKIPIAGQRSIFEPDWFARLRFIRSSRDIIHDGYSKAGQYRDIFIVRKSGTDIVVLCDPKLVDEVRAQTKEKARSVEPFLHDFVGAYTGGKVFAESDLQNRILMQKVTPNLGAFIPIIEDELQYALDMELPKTDNTGWLEVDMVSAFPRIVARIIARVLLGPKGCRNEAWLQTTARYTRNVFVTGFVLRFVPRFFRPLIAALLPTYWELLRDLAKARSIIGGLASDRSSNPQEDVLQWIMDAANVDERKLDDLSQRMLVLSLSGIHTTAMTMVHAIYDLCARADDCSIIRDELSNVLNSGNGINKGTLLEMHKLDSLIKESQRLNPVFLLTFNRILPCAVFLSNGITLPAGTRVAVPQHAILNDPAKVPGENPHCYDPWRYAKLREDPDKAHQYQFAMVDSKNMAFGYGKYSCPGRFFVATEIKIILAHLLLKYDWKLPDGRRRPQNFTIDSDMYPDLSARVLIRRRTDEGPLS, from the exons GTTGCTTGCATCGCTGCTGTGGTCCGACCAAAATCTACCATTGGAAAAATCCCGATCGCTGGACAACGTAGCATCTTCGAGCCGGACTGGTTTGCACGGCTGCGATTCATTCGCAGTAGCCGAGATATCATTCACGATGGATACAGCAAGGCAGGT CAGTACCGGGACATCTTCATTGTTCGCAAATCAGGCACGGACATCGTGGTCCTGTGCGACCCAAAACTGGTGGACGAAGTTAGAGCCCAGACCAAAGAGAAGGCTCGCTCGGTGGAGCCCTTCCTTCACGACTTCGTGGGTGCATACACTGGCGGGAAGGTCTTTGCCGAGAGCGACCTGCAGAACCGAATTTTGATGCAAAAGGTTACACCCAACCTGGGCGCTTTCATACCGATCATCGAGGATGAGCTCCAGTACGCGCTCGATATGGAACTGCCCAAGACCGACAACACAGGTTGGCTGGAAGTTGACATGGTGTCAGCTTTCCCTCGCATAGTCGCGCGCATCATTGCGAGGGTACTGCTCGGCCCAAAAGGCTGCAGAAACGAGGCTTGGTTGCAAACAACAGCGAGATACACGCGAAATGTGTTTGTGACGGGCTTTGTATTGCGCTTCGTACCTCGTTTCTTCCGCCCACTGATCGCAGCACTGCTGCCTACTTATTGGGAGCTTCTCAGAGATCTGGCCAAGGCTCGCTCTATCATAGGTGGCCTAGCTTCGGACCGATCTTCGAACCCACAGGAAGATGTTCTCCAATGGATCATGGACGCTGCGAACGTCGACGAGCGCAAGCTTGATGATCTGTCACAGAGGATGCTGGTCCTGAGCCTGTCTGGTATTCACACTACAGCCATGACAATGGTCCATGCAATATACGACCTGTGTGCTCGGGCGGATGACTGCTCAATTATTCGCGACGAGCTATCAAACGTACTAAACTCCGGAAATGGCATCAACAAAGGCACGCTGCTTGAGATGCACAAGTTGGACAGCCTGATCAAGGAGTCTCAAAGGCTGAATCCAGTTTTCTTACTGACTTTCAACCGGATTCTTCCTTGCGCCGTGTTTCTTTCCAACGGAATTACCCTGCCCGCTGGAACGCGCGTTGCGGTGCCTCAGCACGCCATTCTGAATGATCCAGCGAAAGTCCCTGGAGAGAACCCACATTGCTACGATCCGTGGCGGTACGCGAAGCTACGCGAGGACCCAGACAAGGCACATCAATACCAGTTCGCAATGGTCGATAGCAAGAACATGGCGTTCGGATACGGAAAGTATTCGTGTCCCGGCAGGTTCTTTGTTGCCACCGAAATCAAGATAATACTTGCGCATCTGCTGCTCAAGTACGACTGGAAGCTTCCCGATGGACGCCGTCGACCTCAAAACTTTACGATCGACAGCGACATGTATCCTGATCTATCTGCACGGGTGTTGATCCGACGCCGAACGGATGAAGGTCCTTTGTCTTGA